DNA from Sphingomonas sp. SUN039:
GCCCGCCGCAGTGGGGGAAGAGGCCGTGCTGTTCTTGGCCTGAAGATTGTGGGTGTGCGACGGAATTTCGGTCGACAGCAATGTCACCGTCGCCGATCCGTCCTGCTCGCCGATAAAGCGCTGGCTCAGACCCGGCCCCTGACCCGGGCCTCCGGCAAGATTGCCCTGCAGATTGGGGAGCCCGAAGGTGCTCGTGCCATTGCCGCCATATGTCGTGCCGAGCAGCGAAAACAGCGCGGTATTCTGGGAAATCGGCAGCAACTGGCCGTTACACTGCGCCCAGCCTCGCGGGGCAAAGTTGAACCCCATAAGGCGGATTTCGGCTACGAACGGACTGGACATCGCGGGTATCCTCGACGGATTGAAGTGAAGATCGGATCAGTTCGGCGACGGAAAAATGCCGAAGAACGCAATGATGTAATTGACGAACAGCGTCGGCTGTATGTTGTTATGCGGCTGGGCGCCGCCGACAAAGGGCAGCAGGCTGGCGGCTACCAGCGGCGTCGATACCGGCGAGACGTCATAGGCATTCGCTCCGGCCTGTGTACTCGATACGGTGGCGAAAAAAGCACCTTGCGGAGAGGCCTGCTGCCCCGAAGCGGTCGCCGCCATGCCGTGCGAGTGCGACGGTAATTGGTTCGTCGTCACCGTAACGGACTCGACACCGGCGAACTGGCCGATCGTATAGCTACTGCCCCCGGCCAAAGTGCCCTGATGCACCGGCACGCGCCCGCGCAAATCGGGGAGCGCAAAGGTGTTTTGCCCGTCGCCGCCATATGTCGTGCCGATCAACTGGAACAGTGTTTCCTGCTCCGAAATCGCCTGAAGCGATCCGTCGCAGAACCCCCAACCAGCGGGGGCAAAATTGCCGCCGAACAGGCGAATCTCGCCGACATAGGGTTGCGACATGGGCTACTCCTGCACGGTTGGCACGCCCCTTCGGGCGCACGCGGGAAAACGAGGCGCGCGACCGAAATCGGACGGGCGACGCAGCGGTTTAGCGAAGGGCGAACCGCAGACGAGCGACCTAGACACAACCATGCCGCACTTCCCCCTCTCGATTTACAATGTGAAGATTCGTTTCGGGGTTGTCAAATACTGAACCGTCGGGATGTGTCAGCCAGGCAGAAGGATAGTTTGTGCTTGTTTTTCAGAACGTTATTCTCCCCGGCGGTGCGGCAATCCTGAAGATTCCACCCCGTGACCGGTGCCCTCCGTTATTGTGAGAAACTGCCAAGTGTAAAACATTTGGCGTTGGCGGAACGCGTGGCATAAGAAGCGGCATGATTTAGGGGAGTCGGGGACAATGACAGCCACTGTGATGAGTGTCGGTGACGTCGCGATTATTGGCGCGAATACCGAAGATACCGGTGCTCCGCTGAAGGATCTGATCAGCTTCATCCTGCTGAAACCCATTGGTAGCGGTACGGTCATCTATTTTACAGACCGCGCGTGGAACGGCACCGTTTTTGCGGCGCCCGGCGGCGGCGACGGTACGTTCACTTATACGGCCGGGGCCGATCTGCCTGCCGGAACAGTCATTACGATCACGCAGACGCAGCTGACGGCGGCAGGGATCAACCTGTCCGAAGCGGGCGACACCATCTATGCCTATCAGGGCACGACGGCCGATGCGCCGACGCGTTTTCTCCACGCCGTCGATATCGGTGACGGCGTTACCGGTTTTCCCGCAGGTGCGTTGACCAACACCGGCCTCGTCGACGGCACGTCCGCAGTGGCGTTCGGCAGCGGCGGCAACAACGCGGGGATCGGCGACATCGACAATGCCGAATTCGGCGGCCGCACGCACAATATTCAGGCGGCCGACCTGTTCGCCCGCATCAACACCGCATCGTCGTGGACACAGAACAGCAACAGCCCGCAGGACGGCACGGCGGACGGAACGCCGGCATCGACTGCGCCCGATGCCCAGCTGTGGATCGCGGGTTCGGGCGCCGGCAGCGCCATTGTCACGATTAACCTCGACGGAACGTACAACGCGGGTTCGCTCGGCTACCAGATCGTACAGGCGTTCCAGAACCAGAACGCAACCGCGACCTTCCACCCCAGCGACATCACGCTCGACACGGTCGAGGACAAATTCTTCTTTGTCGATTCGGATGCCGGTGGCCACAATCGCATCATTCAGGGCAGCATCAGCCAGCTGCTGTCCAGCCCCGGTGCGGCGATGACGTTCACGGTGCTTTATTCGAACGCGGGATCGAACGCGAACGGGATTATCGATTCGCTGTCGGTCGATACGGTCAATAACAAAATCTATTTCGATGTCGGCCTTACGGCGAACGGCGGGTCGACGATCAACCGGATCAACTACAACACCGCCAACCAAGCGCCGACCGTGCTCGCGACGCTGGGCACCGGCCAATATGTCACGCAGATGGCGATCGATTACACGCGCGGCGAGGTGTTCGTGGCGGTCAGCCAGATCACGTCGGGATTCGGGTCCGATTTCATCGATAACAACTACATTTATCGCGCGACGGCGGCTGGCGGGACGGCGGCGGGGCTGGCAGCTGCGGCCACGCTGACCTTTGCGACGCTGCCGTTCAGCCCGAACGATACTGTTCTGACCGGGGAAGGCGGGCCACTGGCCGGCAATGCGTTCCCGGTCGAGCGCGGGAATGTAAAGGGGCTGGATGTCGATCCGGTCACCCATGCACTGGTGATCGTGACGGGGTCGGTCATTCTCGACAATGACGGCAACGGCCTGACGACCTACAACGGCGGGATCTACCGCTACGCGCTCGACAGCAATCCGACCGGCACGTACACGACGCTGTACCAGCAGACAGGCACGCCGGGCGCGGCAGGAACGGGGCCGCGCGGGCTGCTCTATTATGTCGAAGTCGATGCCGCGACCGGCAAATATTATGTCGTCGATACCACCGCGCTGAATTCGGCGAACGACGATGCCAGCGTCTGGTCGGGCAGCCTGACCGTACCGGGCACGCCGACCTTCCTGGCCACCGTCGCCAATTTCAACGGCCTTAGCGGTCTCGGTTTGGAGATCGCGCATGCGCCGACGCTGACGGGGACCAATCTGGCTCCGACGATCACCGAGACGGCGGGCAATCCCTCCGCCGATCCTACGGCGGTTGCGATCGCGAACGCGTTCACCGCGACAGACAGCGACAGCTCCAACTCGCCGACCGACCAGCTTGCGGGCGCGCAGGTGCGTATTTCGTCTGGCTTCCAGTCGGGCGCGGGGCATCAGGACGTGTTGAGTGCCACCGGTCTGCCTGGCGGCATCACCGCGAGCTACAATGCCACCACGGGCGTCCTGACGCTGAGCGGCATTTCGACCTTTGCCAACTACCAGACGGCGCTCGGGCTGGTCCGCTTTACCGTGCAGGGCGACAATCCGACCAACTTCGGCGCGAACACGACGCGGACGTTCTCGATCTCGACGTTCGACGGGGCGTTGTATTCGGACGAAGTCACCGCGTCGGTCACCGTCGTCGGGGTCAACGACAATCCGGTTAACACCACCGGCGGCACGCTGACGCTTAACGAGGATGCGAGCGCCACCGCCTTCACCGGCATTTCGATCGCCGATGTCGATGCCGATCCGGCCACCGCGCTGATGACGGTCCAGTTCACCGTCGGGCGCGGCATCATCACGCTCAACACTGGCGTTGCAGGCGGCGTGGGAGCGGGGCAGATCACGGCCGGCGCGAACGGCACCACGACGATCACCGTCACCGCGACGCTCAACGCGATCAACGCGACGCTCGCGAATGCCACCGGCCTGACCTACACACCGACCGCGAACGTCAACGGTGCCGATGCGCTGACAATCCTGACGAGCGATGCCGGTGCGACCGGCACCGGCGGGACGCTGACCGACAGCGATAACAAGGCGATCAGCGTGACCGCCGTCAACGATGCACCGGTCGCGAGCGGTTCGGCGACGATGACCACGATTCTCGAGGATGCGACGCCTGCGGGGCAAACCGTTTCGGCGCTCTTCGGCGGCAACTTCTCGGATGCGACCGACCAGGTTACCGGCGGTTCGTCGGCGAACGCGCTTGCCGGCATCGCGATTACGTCGAACGCCGCGAGCGCCAACGGAGCCTGGCAGTATTTCAACGGCGCGATCTGGGTAAACATTACCACAGGCGTGACGGCGGCTACTGCCGCCACCATTTCGGCAGCCACGCTGATCCGGTTTCTGCCGACGACGAATTTCAACGGCGCGGCACCCGTGTTGACTGCAACTCTTGTCGACGATTCGGGCGGCGCGCTGACCAACAATGCCAGCGTGAATGCGGCGACAACGGGCGGGACGACGCGCTTCTCGTCCGCGTCGGTTGCACTCAGTCAGGCTGTGACGGCGGTCAACGACGCGCCGACCTCGACTTTGCTGCAGGGCGACAGCGTGACGACGACCGAGCCTGCGGGTTTGGGGTCGATCATGTCCGGCGTCAACATCGATTCGGGCGGGAACATGACCTTCGCCGATGTCGACAACGCCAATTTCAGCGGCGGCTCGCTGCGTTTCGCGATCACCGCAGGCAAGGACGCGACGCAAGACCAGCTGCTCATCGATACGACCGGCATCGTGACGATTGCGGGCGGTGTCGTTTCAGTCAGCGGTACGGCCATCGGCACCGTTTCCGGCGGCGGCGCGGGCGGCAACGACCTCGTTATCGCGCTCAACGCCAATGCGACCCCTGCGCTGCTCCAGAGCGTCGTTCGCTTCGTGTTCTTCGGCAGTTCGGGCGGCGACAACCCGACGGCGGGCGCGCGCACGATCACGACGACGTTGAACGACGGCAGCGGCACGGCAAACGGCGGCAACGATACGCTGGTGATCACCAGCACAGTGACGGTCGTCGCCGTCGACGATGCGCCGACGGCGGTCGCTGATTCCTATTCGACCAACGAGAATGCGGTTCTGAATGTCAATGCCGCTTCCGGCGTCCTCTCCAACGATACCGATCCCGACGGCGGTACCAAGACGGTAGCGAGCATTAACGGCTCCGTGGTCAATGTCGGCATTCCAGTCACGCTGGCGTCGGGTGCCAAGGTCACGCTGAACGCCGATGGCTCGCTGTCCTACGACCCCAACGGCCAGTTCAACTATCTGGTTTCGGCGGCGACGGCGGCAGCCACGGGCGCGCTCAATGCAAGCGCGACCGACAGCTTCACCTATGCCGCCAATGGCGGCAGTTCGGCGACGGTCACGGTCACGATCAACGGGGTCGACGGCGCAGGATCGGAATTGCGCGGCGATGGCGGGAACAATACAATCAACGGCACCGCGCTGGACGATTATTTCAACCTGTCGCAGGGTGGCAACGACACCGCGAACGGCGGGACCGGCAATGACGCGTTTTTCTTCGGCGCGGCGTTCACGGCAGCGGACACGGTCGATGGCGGTGCGGGCACGAACGACCAGATCGGTTTGCAGGGCAACTATTCGGGCGGCCTGACACTGGGCGCCACGACCATGACGAATATCGAGGCGCTCGCGGTCCAGCCCGGGTTCAGCTACAGCATTGTCAGCAACGACGGCAACGTCGCGGCGGGGCAGACGCTCTCGGTGTTCGGCGGCGGGCTGCTTGCGGGGAACAACTTCACTTTCAACGGGTCGGCAGAGACCGACGGCCAGTTCCGTATGTACGGCGGGCTGGGTAACGATAATTTCACCGGCGGTGCGCTCGACGACGGTTTCTATTTCGGTCCCGGCAAATGGGACAATGTGAACGACACGGTGGTCGGCGGCGGCGGGACAAACGACCAGTTGGCGCTCGACGGCAACTATACGCTGTCGATCGGCGCCAACGCCGGTGTCGAAACACTGGCACTGCTCGCCGGACCGGTCGCAACGCCCAATACGTTCAATATCACGCTGCTCGATGTGTGGACCGGCGCGGCGGCGACCAAGACGGTGTGGGGCGCGCAAGTAACGACCGCCCTGACGATCAACGGGTCGGCGGAGACCAACGGCAATCTGGTGTTCTTCGGCGGGTCGGCGTCGGACACGCTGACCGGTGGTTCGGGGGCCGACACCATCTCAGGCGGCGGCGGCGGCGATGCGCTGACCGGCGGGGCGGGAGCTGACACTTTCCGCTACGACAGCATCACCGACTCGAATGGATCGACCAACGCCACGCGTGACCGCATTCTCGGCTTCACCTCGGGGAGCGACAAGATCGACCTGTCGCGCATCGACGCGATCAACGGCGGGGCCGACGATGCGTTCAGCTTCATCGGCAGTTCGGCGTTCAGCAATGTCGCCGGGCAATTGCGCTACACCGATGCAGGCGGCGGCATCTACATCGTCGAGGGCGATGTGAACGGCGATGGCATCGCCGACTTCACGGTCAGCGTCACCACCACGCCGGCCGCACCGCCGGTCGCCACCGATTTCATCCTTTAGCCCAGGGCCGCCGTATCTGGAACGGCAGCCCTTGGGCGCAACAAGTCAGGACCGACGACAATGACCAAGACTCCGACTCCGAACCCCGCGGCCAAGACACCGCGCATGCCCTGGACCCCGCCTCGGGTTGCGCGGATCGACGCCGGACAGGCCGAAATCGGCACCCGCGCCACCGGCGACGGGGCGTTTACGACGTCGTAAGGCGGCCGCTACGGCGGTTTGAAGCTGTGACCATCGCCGGCCGCCGGATGCAGCCGAACAGACTATCGACGAAGATCGGCCGCAGTGGCGGGCCGAAGACGGTGTCTTGGGCATCGAGATCGCCCGCAGTCCCCGCGATATGCGGCATATCGAGCGCATCGTAGCCGGTATCGGTCGCGTGACCCGGCGGCAGGGCACTGTCGAGCCACTGGAGCTGATACTTGCGTCGCCAGCGCGAAGCGGCAGCCGTTCGGGCTGACCGCAGGCCCATGCACCGGGGGAAGCTCCGCCCGACCGGCGGCCCAGCCGCTCCTGCTAAGGATGGTCGGCCATCATCCACTTTACCCAACTGCTGCTTATCCGTCCAATTTTTGCACAGCCATCGGATCGGCTCGGACCCTCTAATGCACGGTATTTGCTTCCTTTCCTGCCTTCAAAGATGATACGAAAGTACCAAGCAAGCGCGGTGTGCAGCCGCGACTCGCAGGTAGCGGTCGTTAACGCGCGTTCGGCGCGTGACATCTACGGCGACGGGTCGCCGCAGAAGGGCATTAGCTATGGCAGACGATTTCGCCGCTACGACAGCCACGACCGGCGCGGTCACCGTCGGCGGTTCGGCCACCGGCACGATCGAGGTCGGTGCCGATCGCGACTGGTTCCGTATCACGCTGGTGGCGGGCCAATCCTATATTTTCAACCTCGACCGGGGCACGCTGCTCGATCCGTTCCTCGTCCTGTACGACCAGAACGGTGTGGACATCGTCGGCAATGACGACATCGTCACCAACGTCAACTTCAACTCGCAGATCAGATTTACGGCGACGGTTTCCGGCACCTATTATCTCGCGGCGTTCAGCTCCGACGGCACCGATATCGGCACCTACACCGTCCGCGCGGCGATCGATCCCTCGCCACCGGCCTCGACCGACGATTACGGCGCGCAGGCCGGCTCGCCCAATGTGGGGGCAGTCGCTGTCGGCGGCTCGACGAACGGCAATCTGGAAACGCTCAACGACAGGGACTGGTTCGCCATCACCCTGACGGCTGGCACGTCGTACACGTTCCGGCAGGAGGGCATCACGCTCGCTGACCCGTTCCTGAGATTGCGTGACGGCAACGGCATCCTCATCAGCGGCAACGACGACTTTGGCGGAACCTTGAACTCGCAGATTACGTACACTGCGGTGACAACCGGGGTCTATTATCTCGAAGGCAATACCGCCGATGCCGGCAATGCGGCAGGTATCGGCACGTACCGCGTAACGGCGGCTGTCAATGGCAACCCCCCACCGCCGCCGACCGACGATTACGGCTCGCAGGTGGGCGCAGGCAATCTCGGCAGCGTCGTGGTGGGTTCGTCGAGCACCGGCCTGATCAATTACGGCGGCGATCATGACTGGTTCGCGGTCGCTCTGTCCGCCGGATCCATCTATCGCATCCGTCAGGAAATCGGCACACTCCCCGATCCGCGCTTCACGCTGCGCAATTCGATCGGCATCACTCTCACCGGCGACGACGATTCGGGTGGCGGGCAAAATGCGCAGGTCGATTATACAGCCCCGACCTCGGGCACCTATTACATCGATGCGAACAGCGCCGACGGGACCGGCCCCAACAGCACCGGCACGTACACTGTCCGCCTGACCCTGCTCTACGGGGCACCGGTGATCGTCGCCAACACAGGTTCTACGGCGGCGGAGGGCGCAGCCGACACGATCACTTCCAGCGAACTGTCGACGACCGACTCCGATAGCGCGGCTTCGGCGATCGTCTACACGCTGACCAGTCTCGCCACCAACGGCACGCTGACCCGCAACGGTACGACGCTTGCCCTGAACGGCACGTTCACCCAGGCCGACATCAATTCGAACCTGGTCGTCTACACGCACAACGGCAGCGAGACGACCAGCGCCAGCTTCGGCTTCTCGGTGACCGACGGCACGACGAACTTCACCGGCCGGACCTTCAATTTCACCGTCACCCCGGTCAACGACGCGCCGACCTCGACCGGTTTGGCGGGCGACAGCGTCACGGCGACCGAGCCTGCGGGTCTGGGTTCGACGATGCCCAACGTCAACATCGACGCGGGCGGCAACATGACCTTTGCCGATGTCGATAATGCCAATTTCAACGGCGGCACGCTGCGCGTGGCGATTACGGCGGGCAAACAGGCCGTTGAAGACCAGTTGCTGATCAACACGACCGGCACGGTGACGATCGCGGGCAATGTCGTGTCGGTCGGCGGTACGGCGATCGGCACGCGGTCGGGCGGCGGCGCGGGCGGCGGCGATCTTGTGATCGCGCTGACCGCCAATGCGACGCCCGCGCTGCTCCAAAGCGTCGTGCGCGCCGTTTATTACGCCAATACGGGTAACGATAATCCCACTGCGGGCGTGCGGACGATCACGACGACGCTGACCGACGGCAGCGGCACCGCAAACGGCGGCGCGGACACAGTGACGATCACGAGCACTGTCACCGTTGCCGCGACCGACGACACGCCGGTGGCGGTGGCGGATTCCTATTCGGTCAACGAGAATGTCGTCCTGAACGTCGCGCCCAATGTCGGCGTGCTGGCGAACGACACCGATATCGACGGCGGGCCGAAAACGGTCGCGACCATCAACGGCAGTGCCGTCAATGTCGGGACTCTGGTGACCCTGGCATCGGGGGCCAGAGTTACGCTCAACGCCAATGGCTCGCTGTCCTACGACCCCAACGGGCAATTCAACTATCTGGTTTCGGCGGCAACGGCAGCCGCCACCGGGGCGGTCAATTCGAGCGCGACAGACAGCTTCACTTATACGGCTAACGGCGGCAGTTCGGCGACAGTCACGATCACTGTGAACGGTGTCGACGGGGCGGGTTCGGAGCTGCGCGGCGATGGCGGGAACAACACGACCAACGGCACCGCGCTCGACGATTATTTCAACCTGTCGCAGGGCGGCAACGACACCGCGACCGGCGGCAATGGCAATGACGCGTTTTTCTTCGGCGCGGCGTTCACTGCGCTCGACATCGTCGACGGCGGCCCGGGGATCAACGACCAGGTCGGATTGCAGGGCAATTACTCGGCCGGGCTGACACTCGGCGCAGGATCGCTCGTCAACATCGAGGCGCTCGCGGTCCTGCCGGGGTTCAGCTATTCGATCACCTCGATCGACGCCAATGTCGCGGCGGGCCAGACCTTGTCGGTATTCGGCGGCAGCCTGGCCGTCGGCCAGAACTTCACGTTCAACGGCAGCGCCGAGACCGACGGCCAGTTTCGCATGTATGGCGGGTTGGGCAACGATAATTTCACCGGCGGTGCGCTCGACGACGGTTTCTATTTCGGTCCCGGCAAATGGGACAATGTCAACGACACGGTGGTCGGCGGCGGTGGCGCCAACGACCAACTCGCGCTCGACGGCAACTACACCGTTTCGGTCGGGGCAAACGCCGATGTCGAGACACTGGCGCTGCTGGCGGGACCGGTGGGCACGCCCAACACGTTCAATATCACCTTGCTCGATGCCTGGACGGCGGCGGCGGCGAACAAGACGGTGTGGGGCGCGCAGGTCACCACTGCGATGACGATCGACGGATCGGCGGACACCAATGGCAATCTGACTTTC
Protein-coding regions in this window:
- a CDS encoding phage tail protein; the protein is MSSPFVAEIRLMGFNFAPRGWAQCNGQLLPISQNTALFSLLGTTYGGNGTSTFGLPNLQGNLAGGPGQGPGLSQRFIGEQDGSATVTLLSTEIPSHTHNLQAKNSTASSPTAAGNALAKGAYPNGATNGSIALYQTAAPDVQMNAQAVQLQGGNQPHNNLMPYLTLNYCIALQGVFPPRG
- a CDS encoding TIGR03032 family protein, which gives rise to MGLRSARTAAASRWRRKYQLQWLDSALPPGHATDTGYDALDMPHIAGTAGDLDAQDTVFGPPLRPIFVDSLFGCIRRPAMVTASNRRSGRLTTS
- a CDS encoding S-layer family protein; this translates as MTATVMSVGDVAIIGANTEDTGAPLKDLISFILLKPIGSGTVIYFTDRAWNGTVFAAPGGGDGTFTYTAGADLPAGTVITITQTQLTAAGINLSEAGDTIYAYQGTTADAPTRFLHAVDIGDGVTGFPAGALTNTGLVDGTSAVAFGSGGNNAGIGDIDNAEFGGRTHNIQAADLFARINTASSWTQNSNSPQDGTADGTPASTAPDAQLWIAGSGAGSAIVTINLDGTYNAGSLGYQIVQAFQNQNATATFHPSDITLDTVEDKFFFVDSDAGGHNRIIQGSISQLLSSPGAAMTFTVLYSNAGSNANGIIDSLSVDTVNNKIYFDVGLTANGGSTINRINYNTANQAPTVLATLGTGQYVTQMAIDYTRGEVFVAVSQITSGFGSDFIDNNYIYRATAAGGTAAGLAAAATLTFATLPFSPNDTVLTGEGGPLAGNAFPVERGNVKGLDVDPVTHALVIVTGSVILDNDGNGLTTYNGGIYRYALDSNPTGTYTTLYQQTGTPGAAGTGPRGLLYYVEVDAATGKYYVVDTTALNSANDDASVWSGSLTVPGTPTFLATVANFNGLSGLGLEIAHAPTLTGTNLAPTITETAGNPSADPTAVAIANAFTATDSDSSNSPTDQLAGAQVRISSGFQSGAGHQDVLSATGLPGGITASYNATTGVLTLSGISTFANYQTALGLVRFTVQGDNPTNFGANTTRTFSISTFDGALYSDEVTASVTVVGVNDNPVNTTGGTLTLNEDASATAFTGISIADVDADPATALMTVQFTVGRGIITLNTGVAGGVGAGQITAGANGTTTITVTATLNAINATLANATGLTYTPTANVNGADALTILTSDAGATGTGGTLTDSDNKAISVTAVNDAPVASGSATMTTILEDATPAGQTVSALFGGNFSDATDQVTGGSSANALAGIAITSNAASANGAWQYFNGAIWVNITTGVTAATAATISAATLIRFLPTTNFNGAAPVLTATLVDDSGGALTNNASVNAATTGGTTRFSSASVALSQAVTAVNDAPTSTLLQGDSVTTTEPAGLGSIMSGVNIDSGGNMTFADVDNANFSGGSLRFAITAGKDATQDQLLIDTTGIVTIAGGVVSVSGTAIGTVSGGGAGGNDLVIALNANATPALLQSVVRFVFFGSSGGDNPTAGARTITTTLNDGSGTANGGNDTLVITSTVTVVAVDDAPTAVADSYSTNENAVLNVNAASGVLSNDTDPDGGTKTVASINGSVVNVGIPVTLASGAKVTLNADGSLSYDPNGQFNYLVSAATAAATGALNASATDSFTYAANGGSSATVTVTINGVDGAGSELRGDGGNNTINGTALDDYFNLSQGGNDTANGGTGNDAFFFGAAFTAADTVDGGAGTNDQIGLQGNYSGGLTLGATTMTNIEALAVQPGFSYSIVSNDGNVAAGQTLSVFGGGLLAGNNFTFNGSAETDGQFRMYGGLGNDNFTGGALDDGFYFGPGKWDNVNDTVVGGGGTNDQLALDGNYTLSIGANAGVETLALLAGPVATPNTFNITLLDVWTGAAATKTVWGAQVTTALTINGSAETNGNLVFFGGSASDTLTGGSGADTISGGGGGDALTGGAGADTFRYDSITDSNGSTNATRDRILGFTSGSDKIDLSRIDAINGGADDAFSFIGSSAFSNVAGQLRYTDAGGGIYIVEGDVNGDGIADFTVSVTTTPAAPPVATDFIL
- a CDS encoding cadherin-like domain-containing protein, producing the protein MADDFAATTATTGAVTVGGSATGTIEVGADRDWFRITLVAGQSYIFNLDRGTLLDPFLVLYDQNGVDIVGNDDIVTNVNFNSQIRFTATVSGTYYLAAFSSDGTDIGTYTVRAAIDPSPPASTDDYGAQAGSPNVGAVAVGGSTNGNLETLNDRDWFAITLTAGTSYTFRQEGITLADPFLRLRDGNGILISGNDDFGGTLNSQITYTAVTTGVYYLEGNTADAGNAAGIGTYRVTAAVNGNPPPPPTDDYGSQVGAGNLGSVVVGSSSTGLINYGGDHDWFAVALSAGSIYRIRQEIGTLPDPRFTLRNSIGITLTGDDDSGGGQNAQVDYTAPTSGTYYIDANSADGTGPNSTGTYTVRLTLLYGAPVIVANTGSTAAEGAADTITSSELSTTDSDSAASAIVYTLTSLATNGTLTRNGTTLALNGTFTQADINSNLVVYTHNGSETTSASFGFSVTDGTTNFTGRTFNFTVTPVNDAPTSTGLAGDSVTATEPAGLGSTMPNVNIDAGGNMTFADVDNANFNGGTLRVAITAGKQAVEDQLLINTTGTVTIAGNVVSVGGTAIGTRSGGGAGGGDLVIALTANATPALLQSVVRAVYYANTGNDNPTAGVRTITTTLTDGSGTANGGADTVTITSTVTVAATDDTPVAVADSYSVNENVVLNVAPNVGVLANDTDIDGGPKTVATINGSAVNVGTLVTLASGARVTLNANGSLSYDPNGQFNYLVSAATAAATGAVNSSATDSFTYTANGGSSATVTITVNGVDGAGSELRGDGGNNTTNGTALDDYFNLSQGGNDTATGGNGNDAFFFGAAFTALDIVDGGPGINDQVGLQGNYSAGLTLGAGSLVNIEALAVLPGFSYSITSIDANVAAGQTLSVFGGSLAVGQNFTFNGSAETDGQFRMYGGLGNDNFTGGALDDGFYFGPGKWDNVNDTVVGGGGANDQLALDGNYTVSVGANADVETLALLAGPVGTPNTFNITLLDAWTAAAANKTVWGAQVTTAMTIDGSADTNGNLTFFGGSASDTLTGGGGADTISGGGGGDALRGNGGADIFRYDSVTDSNGSTNATRDRILDFTSGSDKIDLSRIDAINGGADDAFTFIGGGAFTNVAGQLHYIDNGNGTMTVEGDVDGNGVADFAILVTTAAPPVATDFIL
- a CDS encoding phage tail protein; this translates as MSQPYVGEIRLFGGNFAPAGWGFCDGSLQAISEQETLFQLIGTTYGGDGQNTFALPDLRGRVPVHQGTLAGGSSYTIGQFAGVESVTVTTNQLPSHSHGMAATASGQQASPQGAFFATVSSTQAGANAYDVSPVSTPLVAASLLPFVGGAQPHNNIQPTLFVNYIIAFFGIFPSPN